Proteins encoded together in one Acipenser ruthenus chromosome 22, fAciRut3.2 maternal haplotype, whole genome shotgun sequence window:
- the LOC117431357 gene encoding protein Red-like has translation MSNSYAECYPATMDDLAVDSDDEVDYSKLDQGNKKGPLGRWDFDTQEYSDYMNNKEALPKAAFQYGIKMSEGRKTRRFKETNEKAELDRKWKKISAIIEKRKKMDSNGVQVKRPKY, from the exons ATGTCTAACAGCTATGCTGAGTGCTATCCAGCAAC AATGGACGACCTGGCTGTGGACAGCGATGACGAGGTTGATTACAGCAAATTGGATCAG GGTAACAAGAAGGGTCCTCTGGGACGCTGGGACTTTGACACGCAGGAGTACAGTGATTACATGAATAACAAGGAGGCTCTGCCCAA AGCTGCCTTCCAGTACGGCATCAAAATGTCAGAGGGGCGGAAAACCCGTCGTTTTAAGGAGACTAATGAGAAGGCCGAGCTGGATCGGAAGTGGAAGAAGATCAgtgct attattgaGAAGAGGAAAAAAATGGATTCAAATgg GGTTCAAGTGAAGAGACCAAAATACTGA
- the LOC131699425 gene encoding uncharacterized protein LOC131699425 isoform X1 yields MDRNALAELLQALESRRDAEERRREERYTALIERVGLAVAAATTPTTTPLMSPPKARAMKMSAEDDPEAYLVAFERLATAAAWPREFWASQLGPCLIGEAQAAYQAMSDHHATDYDLVKQAILRRLNITTETHRARFREYRRAPETRPRVVAERLCDHMVHWLTPGKKTAQQMGEAIVVEQFCHVVGAETQAWIRRHNPDTLEEAVKLAEDFEDSLTSARIGILSAPALRSSRPLPPSPPTPPPPPPTFQGPRPPRAPTPLGPLASPPWRPRLAPSWGRGAAPAPLPYQQRDRFLTYAPSVPPICFRCHQPGHLARSCPAAMECDVAACNWAPETGKRGEYGREGPCLINVVLGNVKTHALVDTGCEQTLIRTALLGGVSWRPRGQVAISCIHGDTAAYPTLKVYLSVGPIKRHLVVGVAERLPHPVILGRDWPKFKELMQTMAVSATHVNVAEKKKKEERIGDVFPFHTEMFSPLFRPRKTNKERRTAKWEGAFVRQGWGLVGECCNGNKRQSKGVGTQCDRESEVTGPTRAEVIPAPLNVPDPWYSSADLVWGQQNDPSLVHAWGQVRSIEGKDVDGAGALVYPHFSIKGQLLYRVNLAAGTGQPVTQLLVPPSCRTEVMRLAHDIPFAGHLGAEKTRERILARFYWVGLHTDVSRYVATCPDCQRVAPGRVRPAPLVPLPIISTPFERIAMDIVGPLLPSDSGYTHILVVVDYATRYPEAVPLRSTSAAAIATELAQIMARVGIPKEILTDHGTNFLSNTLQQVYKILKIRPIRTSVYHPQSDGLVERFNQTLKSMLRRFVTQEQKHWASLLPYLLFAVREVPQSSTGFSPFELLYGRQPRGILDLLREGWEEHKGSSKNVVKYVLLLRDRLDLVGRLAQDNLRSAQHRQEQHYNKNARIRTFRPGDKVMLLLPSSESKLCAKWQGPYEVIRAIGKVNYEIRQPDRRNEREIYHINLLKPWQAREVLFIAPGNMEDDLGPCPETPSTRAISMGEQLVPDQQRELRKLIEEFSDVFSDVPGRTNLVEYDIISPPGVTVRERPYRIPESRRSGVRKEVRDMLELGVIEPSRSEWCSPIVIVAKKDGTNRFCVDFRKVNAIAKFDAYPMPRVDELLDRLGKARFISTLDLTKGYWQIPLTRSSREKTAFSTPEGLFHFKTMPFGLHGAPAAFQRLMDQVLRPHHEYAAAYIDDVVIYSSTWREHLARVAAVLQSLRAARLTANLRKCAFAKTETQYLGFVMGNGRVKPVVTKIQALVDAAIPKTKTQTAKAHPELSPWASTNRITTSQLSPNKKCIHSPPARLHAPGTGERVFVLLFRTVTCRFIPALYTSLCIAGAYYLRSLDQDLK; encoded by the exons atggaccgcaacgcactggcggagctgctgcaggcgctggagagcaggcgcgacgcagaggagagaaggagggaggagcgctacacggcgctcattgaacgggtagggctggccgttgctgcagcgacgacccctaccacaacaccgctgatgtcgcccccgaaggcacgggcaatgaagatgtcggcggaggatgacccggaggcgtatttggtggcgttcgagcggctggctaccgcggcggcttggccgcgggagttctgggccagccagttgggaccctgcctgattggggaggctcaggcagcctaccaagccatgagcgaccatcacgccaccgattatgacttggtcaagcaggctatcctccgccggctgaacatcaccacggagacccaccgggcgcgatttagggagtaccggagagccccggagacacgccccagggtggttgcagagcggttgtgcgaccacatggtgcattggctgacccccgggaagaagaccgcccagcagatgggggaagccattgtggtagagcaattctgccatgtggtcggcgccgaaacccaggcgtggatacggcgccacaaccccgacaccctggaggaggcggtcaaactggccgaagacttcgaggactccctgacctctgcccggatcgggatcctgtcggcccctgcccttcggagcagcagacctctccctccctctcctccaacaccaccaccaccaccccccacgttccagggacccagacctcccagagcaccgaccccattgggcccccttgcctcccccccatggagaccaaggttggcccccagctggggtagaggtgctgcccctgccccgttgccataccagcagcgggacagatttctgacctatgccccctctgtccctcctatctgttttaggtgccaccagccgggacatctggccaggtcatgccccgctgccatggagtgtgacgtggccgcgtgcaattgggcacctgaaactggtaagcgtggggaatatggtcgggaggggccttgtttgattaatgttgtgttagggaatgtgaaaacccacgcattagtggacacagggtgtgagcaaaccttgattaggacagctctcctgggcggtgtgtcgtggcggccacgaggtcaggtggccatctcctgtatccatggagacacggcggcataccccacattaaaagtatatttatcggtaggaccgataaaacgtcaccttgtagtcggggtggcggaaaggttgccacacccagttattctgggtcgagactggccaaaattcaaagaattgatgcaaacaatggcagtctcagccacacacgtaaacgtggcagaaaaaaaaaaaaaagaggaacgaattggtgatgtgtttccttttcacactgaaatgttttcccctcttttccgtcctagaaaaacaaataaggagagacggaccgcgaaatgggagggagcatttgtgagacaaggctggggtctggtgggagagtgctgcaatggtaacaaacgccagtcgaagggagtgggaacgcagtgtgaccgagagagcgaggttactggaccgactagagcagaggttattccagcccctctcaatgtaccggacccgtggtactcaagcgcggacctagtgtggggccaacaaaacgacccgtcactggtgcacgcttgggggcaggtccggtccattgaaggtaaggatgttgacggcgctggggcgctagtatatccacatttcagtatcaaggggcaattactatatagggtaaacctagccgcgggcacaggacagcctgtaacacaattgttggttcccccgtcttgtcggaccgaggtcatgaggctggcgcatgatatcccttttgcggggcacctcggagccgagaagacgagggaacggatattggctcgattctattgggtaggtcttcatactgatgtgtcgagatatgtagccacctgcccagactgccagcgagtagcgccgggtcgagtgcgccccgcccctttggtcccactgccgattatttccactcctttcgagcgcattgcaatggacatagtcggccctttgctaccttctgactccgggtatacgcacattttagtagtggtggattatgcaacgcgatacccggaggcagttccattgaggtccactagtgccgctgcaatagccaccgagttagcacagattatggccagagtagggatccccaaggagattttgaccgatcacggaactaactttttgtccaatacgttacagcaggtgtacaaaatattaaaaatacgtcccatcaggacgtccgtttatcatccacaatcggacggtctggtggaacgttttaatcagaccttaaagtcgatgctgaggcgatttgtgacacaagagcagaaacattgggcatcacttctcccctacctcctttttgcagtgagagaagtgccgcagagttcaacggggttctccccctttgagctcctgtacggccggcagcctcgcggcattctcgacctgctgagagaggggtgggaggagcacaaaggctcgtctaaaaatgtagtgaagtatgtgctcctactccgagatcgcctggatttggtcggtcgtttggcccaagacaacctcagatcggctcagcaccgacaagagcagcattataacaaaaatgcacggattcgaacctttcgaccaggggacaaggtaatgctgctacttccctcatcagagtcaaaactgtgtgctaaatggcaggggccgtatgaggtgattcgggctatagggaaagtaaattatgaaattagacagcccgatcgccggaatgaacgtgaaatttaccacattaatttgttgaagccctggcaggcaagagaggtcttatttatagccccaggcaatatggaggatgatttaggtccctgtccagagaccccgagcacaagagcgatttcaatgggggaacaattagttccggatcagcaaagagagctgcgtaagcttattgaggagttcagcgatgttttttctgatgtgcccggcaggacgaacttagttgaatatgacattatctctcccccaggtgtcacagtgcgagagagaccgtaccggatcccggaaagtcgacgaagtggcgttcgcaaagaggtacgggatatgctcgagcttggagtgattgaaccttccaggagcgagtggtgcagtcctattgtaatagtggctaagaaggacggcaccaaccgcttctgcgtagatttcagaaaggtgaatgctattgccaagttcgatgcgtatcccatgcctcgggtcgacgaacttttagacagactgggaaaagcgaggtttatttccactctggacctgacgaagggatactggcaaatccctctaacccgcagctccagagagaaaaccgcattttcaacaccagaggggctgttccactttaaaaccatgccgtttgggctacatggtgcgcccgctgcctttcagagactgatggaccaggttttacgcccacatcatgaatatgcagcagcgtatattgatgacgtggtgatttacagctccacctggcgagagcatttggctagggttgcagccgttcttcagtctctaagggcagcccggctgacagctaacttgagaaaatgtgcgtttgccaagacagagactcaatatttgggatttgtaatgggaaatggaagggtgaaacctgtggtcaccaaaatccaggctttggttgatgcagcgatccccaaaaccaagactcag acagctaaagcacatccggagctgtcgccgtgggccagcacaaaccggatcaccacctcacaactgtcaccgaataaaaagtgtattcattcaccaccagcacgactgcacgcacccgggacgggtgaacgtgtttttgttttgttattcaggactgtaacctgtcgtttcatccccgcgctctacacatcgttgtgtattgccggggcttattatttacggtcgctagaccaggatttaaaataa
- the LOC131699425 gene encoding zinc finger protein 446-like isoform X2 — MDRNALAELLQALESRRDAEERRREERYTALIERVGLAVAAATTPTTTPLMSPPKARAMKMSAEDDPEAYLVAFERLATAAAWPREFWASQLGPCLIGEAQAAYQAMSDHHATDYDLVKQAILRRLNITTETHRARFREYRRAPETRPRVVAERLCDHMVHWLTPGKKTAQQMGEAIVVEQFCHVVGAETQAWIRRHNPDTLEEAVKLAEDFEDSLTSARIGILSAPALRSSRPLPPSPPTPPPPPPTFQGPRPPRAPTPLGPLASPPWRPRLAPSWGRGAAPAPLPYQQRDRFLTYAPSVPPICFRCHQPGHLARSCPAAMECDVAACNWAPETDS; from the exons atggaccgcaacgcactggcggagctgctgcaggcgctggagagcaggcgcgacgcagaggagagaaggagggaggagcgctacacggcgctcattgaacgggtagggctggccgttgctgcagcgacgacccctaccacaacaccgctgatgtcgcccccgaaggcacgggcaatgaagatgtcggcggaggatgacccggaggcgtatttggtggcgttcgagcggctggctaccgcggcggcttggccgcgggagttctgggccagccagttgggaccctgcctgattggggaggctcaggcagcctaccaagccatgagcgaccatcacgccaccgattatgacttggtcaagcaggctatcctccgccggctgaacatcaccacggagacccaccgggcgcgatttagggagtaccggagagccccggagacacgccccagggtggttgcagagcggttgtgcgaccacatggtgcattggctgacccccgggaagaagaccgcccagcagatgggggaagccattgtggtagagcaattctgccatgtggtcggcgccgaaacccaggcgtggatacggcgccacaaccccgacaccctggaggaggcggtcaaactggccgaagacttcgaggactccctgacctctgcccggatcgggatcctgtcggcccctgcccttcggagcagcagacctctccctccctctcctccaacaccaccaccaccaccccccacgttccagggacccagacctcccagagcaccgaccccattgggcccccttgcctcccccccatggagaccaaggttggcccccagctggggtagaggtgctgcccctgccccgttgccataccagcagcgggacagatttctgacctatgccccctctgtccctcctatctgttttaggtgccaccagccgggacatctggccaggtcatgccccgctgccatggagtgtgacgtggccgcgtgcaattgggcacctgaaactg acagctaa